GCCGGAGTGACAAGCCTGATACCAGGCTGGCAGCGCCGTTTTCCTTCCCTGGCATCACCGATCATAAAAAGAAGCCCCTCATTGAGGGGCTTTTTTTTGCCCGTTTTTCAGCTAACCGGCACGCTCAGGAGAGACGATGGCTAATCCATTATTTCACAAACATATCATTTCCATTAACGACCTTAACCGTGAGGAGCTGGAACTGGTGCTGCAAACGGCGGCCAGTCTCAAGGCAACTCCTCAGCCGGAACTGCTGAAGCATATTGTGGTGGCGAGCTGTTTTTTTGAAGCTTCCACGCGCACCCGTCTCTCTTTTGAAACGGCGATGCACCGTCTGGGCGCTTCCGTGGTCGGCTTTGCCGATGGCAGCAACACTTCGCTGGGCAAAAAAGGCGAGACGCTGGCAGACACCATTTCGGTGATTGGGACTTATGTGGATGCCATCGTGATGCGCCACCCGCAGGAAGGCGCTGCCCGCCTGGCGACCGAGTTATCCAACGGCGTGCCTGTCCTCAATGCCGGCGATGGCGCTAACCAGCATCCGACGCAGACGCTGCTGGATCTGTTTACCATCCAGGAAACGCAGGGGCGCCTCAGTAACCTGAGTATCGCTATGGTCGGCGACCTGAAGTATGGCCGTACCGTTCACTCCCTGGCGCAGGCGCTGGCGAAGTTCGATGGCAACCGCTTCTACTTTATCGCCCCGGACGCGCTGGCGATGCCTGCTTACATCACGGATGTACTGGATGAAAAAGGCATTATCTGGAGCCGCCACGACAGCATCGAAGAAGTGGTGCCTCAGGTAGATATTCTCTATATGACGCGCGTGCAGAAAGAGCGTCTGGACCCGTCAGAATACGCCAACGTTAAGGCGCAATTTGTGTTGCGCGCGGCTGACCTGGCCGGTGCTCAGGATAATATGAAAGTGCTGCATCCGCTGCCGCGCATTGATGAAATCACCACCGATGTGGATAAAACGCCTTACGCCTGGTATTTCCAGCAGGCGGGCAACGGCATCTACGCACGGCAGGCGCTGCTGGCGCTGGTGCTTAGCGAAACGGTTCTGTAAGGGGTATGACGATGACGCAAGACAATAAATTGCAGGTTGAAGCGATTAAACGTGGCACGGTAATCGACCACATTCCGGCGCAGATCGGCTTTAAGCTGCTGTCGCTGTTCCGCCTCACCGAAACCGATCAGCGTATTACCATCGGCCTGAATCTGCCTTCCGGCGAGATGGGCCGCAAAGATTTGATCAAGATCGAGAACACTTTCCTGACTGAAGATCAGATCAACCAGCTGGCGGTTTATGCCCCGCACGCCACGGTGAACCGCATCGACAATTATGAAGTGGTTGGCAAAATTTCGCCGGAGATGCCAGAGCGAATCGAGCATGTGCTGACCTGCCCGAACAGCAACTGCATCAGCCGCAGCGAGCCGGTGAGCTCCAGCTTTGCGGTGAAAAAACGTCAGGATGACGTGCGTTTAACCTGCAAATACTGCGAAAAATCCTTTGCTCACCACGTGGTGCTGGCGAACTGGTAATCACGGGTCAGCGGCCTATAATGGGCCGGATTCAGGGCGGAAATCACCCCGCCCTGAGGCACTGGCCTGTCAGCCAGCATTCACTTAAAAGGGAGAAAGTATGTCTCGCGAAATCAGCACTGAAAACGCACCAGCCGCCATCGGCCCTTACGTGCAGGGCGTCGATCTTGGCAGCATGATCATCACTTCCGGTCAGATCCCGGTCGATCCAAAAACCGGCACCGTGGCTGAGGACGTTACCGCTCAGGCGCGTCAGTCGCTGGAGAACGTCAGGGCTATCGTTGAAGCCGCCGGCCTGAAAGTAGGTGATATTGTGAAAACCACGGTGTTCGTCAAGGATTTGAACGACTTCGCCACGGTGAATGCCGCTTATGAAGCCTTTTTCACTGAGCACCAGGCCAGCTTCCCGGCGCGTTCCTGCGTGGAAGTGGCCCGTTTGCCTAAAGATGTGAAGATCGAAATCGAAGCAATCGCCGTTCGTCGCTAAACGGCCCTCCTCTCCCGCGTGCGGGAGAGGGTTTCACTGCTGCCCGCGAGAGCAGGTTTCATCTGTAGCCTGCGGGAGAATGCGTTCTGTCACCTGTTGAAGCAGCCTTTCAGCCTAGCGTCCTGCCTGCAGTAACTTCTCAACCGGATAGACCAGCGCCAGGACCACTTCATCCTGAGTGGCCGCCGCCTTATCCAGCTTCGCATGCATCGCGGCCACATCATGTGCGCCAAACGTGCGGTGCGCTTCCCACGCATCCAGTAACGACAGCCCCATGCTGCTGATCTCCTGTAGCTGCTGCGCTACAGGCTGTAACGGCTGAAGCTGGTAGTTCTGCGCCAGCAACGGCATCACTTCCGGCACGTTTTGCTGCCACAGCGTCAACTGATGGCGGATCGCCTGCATCGCCTGTTTGTCCCCCCGGTTCTCCACCAGCGCATCCACCTGGCTGGTCAGCTCGCGGATCTTGTCGCTCTCCGCCGGCAGCACATCGGCCAGCCGGTTCAGCGGTTCGTTAAGATCGTAATGCCCGGCCTGGAATTTAAGATGCTGGCGAGTGTAATACTGGGCAGGCTCCAGCGCTTCGGCGAAGATTTGCAGGGGAACGATGTCGCTGCTGTTAGCCAGACGGATCATCTGAGTCTGGGTCTGGGCATGCTGTTGCAGACCCACCGAAACCACAGACCAGCTGTCCACGGCCGCCAGACGCCGATACATATTCGGCACGTCGGTAACATCTTTTGCGGACCAGAGCCGCTCCGCCACGACAAAAGCCCGTGGCCACAGGCGCACATCTGTCACCTGCGGATTGACAATTTCTGCCCACAACGCGGCTTCGCCGCCCAACAGATTAGCCTTCATCTGCTGCTCACTGGGGACGCTGGGTTGGCTACCTGCGGGTGGTGCTTTCAGCTTGTTGCCTTGCGCAGGATAGCGGACATTGCCCACCAGCATGTAGCCCGTCAGCTTATTGCCCGTCAGGGAAACCACCGGTTTAAAGCGCCCCATCCAGGTATCCACGCTGAAGGTCACCTGATCCGGTGCCAGCCAGTCAACTTCCTGTACCAGCCGACGCGACTTACCGGCAAAGTCGATAAAGCCCCGCCACTGGCCGTTGTGCTCAATCAGCGTGAAGCTGCCCTTAACCGCGCTGCCTTTCAGCCTCGGCATAGTGAATTCCCAGCTCTGGGCATTTTCGCCTTTGCGGATGCGATCCTCGCCGTTTAGCCCGACGGGATACACTTCGTTGCGGTAGTGATAG
This genomic window from Erwinia sp. E_sp_B01_1 contains:
- the ridA gene encoding 2-iminobutanoate/2-iminopropanoate deaminase — protein: MSREISTENAPAAIGPYVQGVDLGSMIITSGQIPVDPKTGTVAEDVTAQARQSLENVRAIVEAAGLKVGDIVKTTVFVKDLNDFATVNAAYEAFFTEHQASFPARSCVEVARLPKDVKIEIEAIAVRR
- the pyrB gene encoding aspartate carbamoyltransferase, whose amino-acid sequence is MANPLFHKHIISINDLNREELELVLQTAASLKATPQPELLKHIVVASCFFEASTRTRLSFETAMHRLGASVVGFADGSNTSLGKKGETLADTISVIGTYVDAIVMRHPQEGAARLATELSNGVPVLNAGDGANQHPTQTLLDLFTIQETQGRLSNLSIAMVGDLKYGRTVHSLAQALAKFDGNRFYFIAPDALAMPAYITDVLDEKGIIWSRHDSIEEVVPQVDILYMTRVQKERLDPSEYANVKAQFVLRAADLAGAQDNMKVLHPLPRIDEITTDVDKTPYAWYFQQAGNGIYARQALLALVLSETVL
- the pyrI gene encoding aspartate carbamoyltransferase regulatory subunit is translated as MTQDNKLQVEAIKRGTVIDHIPAQIGFKLLSLFRLTETDQRITIGLNLPSGEMGRKDLIKIENTFLTEDQINQLAVYAPHATVNRIDNYEVVGKISPEMPERIEHVLTCPNSNCISRSEPVSSSFAVKKRQDDVRLTCKYCEKSFAHHVVLANW